The following is a genomic window from Sphingobacterium spiritivorum.
ATGAGACCATGAAAACCCTGTTTACAAATACGTCTCTGACCTATACCGTTGAAGATAAATTTGTGTTGATCAGAAAACGACAGGTCGCCCTCTCCGGCAAAAGTTCTGAATCTATACAGCAGACAGATGTACGAGGACGTGTGGTAGATTCTCTTGGTAACCCCTTAAAGGGAGCTACTATAGCCGTAGTTATCCAGACTTCATCTGAAAACAAAGAGACCGGAGATTTCTCGATGACCATAAAGGGACGTAAGATTGCTGCTGTTACAGACGGCAACGGAGAATTTGCATTGAGTAATATCAGCAAAGAAGCATATTTATCTGTTTCCTATGTCGGATATGAAGTTTATACCATAAAAGTCGCTGCAAATCTGGGGATCATACGTCTGAAACCAGCCGGACGTCTGCAGGAAGTAGTCGTAAATACAGGGTACCAGAATATTTCAAAGGAACGCAGTGCAGGTTCTTTTTCCAAACCGGATATGGGAGTATTGGCCAACAGAGCGACCAGCACCAATATCATTCAGCGTCTGGATGGTTTGGTACCGGGGTTGGTGATCAATAATTCGCCGACTAATGGCAAACAGCAGTTTCTGATTCGTGGACTAAGTACCTTGGCTACTACGGAAGGTTATACCAATGCGTCTCCGCTATTTGTGGTAGACGGTATTGCGGTGCCTGATGTTTCCAGTATCAACCCACAGGATGTACAGGATGTAAGTGTACTTAAAGATGCGACAGCTGCTTCCATATGGGGAGCACGGGCTTCTAACGGAGTAATTGTAATTACAACAAAAAAAGGAGGCAATAATCAGAAACTACGAATTACATATGATGCCTTTGCCAGTTTTCAGGGCAAACCGGACATTGATTATTTTCCGGTATTGAATAGCCGTCAGTATATACAGGCCTCCAGAGAGACTTTTGACCCGGTCTCCACTACGTATACTCCTGTTTATAATCCTGCTTTAGGAGATGGCGGATACTCCCCTGACAGGCAGATCCAGTGGGATTTTGCCCGGGGATTAATTTCGGCTGCGCAGCGGGACGCCAGACTGGACAGTCTCGCAGAGATAAGCAATCTCAGTCAGATACGGGATATCTTTTATCGCCCTCAGATCCTGACTAACCACACCTTGTCTCTTGCAGGCGGTACAGAAAAATATAGTAATTATACTTCTCTGGCTTACACCGGCGACCAAAGCTATACGCCCGGGAACAAAAACAATACCTTCAAGCTGAATACCCGCAACGATTATACCTTTAACAAATGGATGAAGGCATTCTTTATTGCGGATCTGACCAATCAGCGTACATCCTCAAACCGTGCAGTCTCGCCTGACAATCGCTTTTTACCCTATCAGTTGTTCAGAGATGGAGAGGGCAATAATCTGGATATGTCCTATCTTGGTTATCTGCCTTCTGAAGCCATTGATCCGGTTGAAAAACTAACAGGACGCAGTCTGCGTTACAATCCGCTCAGTAATGCTCTTACGGGTACCAGCAACAGCAATGGCTTAATGGCACGCCTTACAGCCGGACTGACGGTCAGTCTGTACAAGGGGCTGCGCTATGAAGCTGTGCTTGGTTACGTACGCGGAACAAACCGCAGTACAAGTTATGATGACAATACCAATTACAATCAGAATATACAGTTGCTGAGGTTTGCCCAAAATAATAATGGAACAATTAAATATAATCTGCCAAATATCGGAGGTAAGTACGGGACATCAAGTATAACAGATGAGAACTGGACCATCAGAAACCAGTTGGTGTACGATTATACTTCAGAAAATCAGCTTCATCAATTGAATGTACTGGCGGGTTATGAGCAACAGGAACAAAAAAATATCATCACAGGTAGCACAGTATACGGGTATGATGAAAATGCACAATCCTTTACCGCATTGGATTATGATATGCTGAGAACAACAGGTGTGGCAGGAGGAATTTTACCTACATTAAGAGGGAATGCCATCTTTGAAGAAGCTCCTTTTTCACAGCAAGAGAGTATGCTTCGCTTCCGGTCTTATTATGCTAACATGGGTTATACTTATGGGAAAAGATACACCCTAAATACGAGCTGGAGGCAAGATAAAAGTAATTTGTTTGGCATAGAGAAATCTGCACAACGCAAGCCGGCCTGGAGTATCGGAGGGAAATGGCTATTAAGCAATGAAGCAATTATGCAGGATGTAAGTTTTATTAATGAACTGTCTGCCCGCATTACCTATGGTATCGGCGGAAACTCTCCTGTACCTGGCAAAAGTGCCAGTCAGGACGTTTTGCGACCGTTCCCAAATCCATATGTGCCTGGCGGACAAAGTTATAGTGTAGCTACGCCCGGTAATAAAAGGCTAACCTGGGAGCAGACCAGTACTCTTAATATTGGCCTTGATCTTTCAATTCTTAATCGCAGGTTGAACGCCTCTTTGGACTATTATCAACGCAAATCAACGGATCTGATTGGGCAGCTCGAAGTAAATCCGCTTACTGGTTTTACAACTATCGTCGGCAATGTCGGAAATATGACCAATAAAGGTATAGAGGCTTCGGTTAATTCGGTGAATATCCGAAACACTGATTTTCAGTGGACCAGCTCCTTTACTCTTTCGTACAATAAAAATAAAGTGACCAAAATAAATCTATTGACCCCTGTTAGTACGGGACGTGACCAAATAATGGAGCAATATCTGGCAGGCTATGCAGCCTTCTCTGCATTTGCCTATGATTATGCGGGACTAAATGCCGATGGAAATCCGTTGGTCAGACTTGCTGATGGTACTACCTCCTTAGGTAGGGATGATGCCGGTGTACCCAAGGCAAATGATGTGGTACTGATGGGGGTATTTCAGCCGGTCTGGAACGGAGGGTTATCCAATACTTTTGGATATAAAGGCTTTTCACTTAATATTAATGTGATCTACAATCTGGGGCATGTCATGTTCAGGGATGTGAACAATGCGTGGGAGTTTTCTGAAAACAGTACAGGCCGGGGCTTTTTGGTAAATCAAAATTTTCAATATGGAAACCTGAATGCCGAGTTTGCCAACCGCTGGAAAAAGCCAGGAGATGAAAATCTAACCGATATACCGGCATTCAAGAATATTAAAGTTGATGCAGACAGAAATGTCGATTATTACATCTATGGAAAGCAAAATGTGCTGTCTGCTTCCTATATAAAAATAAGAGACCTGACATTTAGCTATGCATTTCCGCGATCGGTTACCGATAGATGGAAAGTCGAAGGCCTGAGTATGCGGGCAGGCATGTCCAATATTATGCTCTGGAAGGCCAATACATATGGTATAGATCCTGAATTTCAGAATGCAAAGTTTGGCAGAAGATCCCTTCGTATGGGTCAAAATGCGTTTAACTTAGGTGTTCATTTAACTTTTTAAATTACAAAGTCATGTTTTACACTAAAAATATATTTAAAATAGCCGCTCTGGTATTAATAGCCTGCTTTAGCTCATGCCGCAAAGATTTTCTCGAGGTGATGCCAAAGGGTGTTGCCATTGCCACCAAAACATCCGATTATGAACAGTTACTGAATAGCTTTAGTCTTAGTATGGTGAGCATTGCTTCCCAGGTGGTAATGTCTGATGAGCTGGGTGGTTATCAGCCTGTATATAACTCAGGATTTGGATTCGGAGCAATCAATTATCGGAAAGCATTTGAATATCAGGATGATATATATCTTCCTTCCGAAAATGAGTCGGAAATGAGTCTAGTAGGACAAATATATACCTATAATAAAGTGATCAATGAAGTGATGACTTCCCGGGAGGGTAATGAGCAGCAAAAAAAAGCACTTCGTGCAGAGGCACTGGCCGGGAGAGCCTGGGTACATTTTATGCTGGTTAATTATTACGGGAAGCCCTATAATGCGGCTACCGCAGCTTCAGATCCAGGTATTCCTCTGTTCACAGTGGCAGATGTCACGCAGACAGTCTTTACACGGCTATCTGTACAGGCTGCCTATGATCTGATCATAGCAGATCTGACAGAAGCTATCCCTAATCTCTCTGCCCGCATCTTCAGCCGACACCGTATGTCGCAGTCCGCAGGGGAGGCCATACTTGGGAAGGTATATATGAATATGCAGCAGTTTGATAAAGCACTCCCTTTATTTGCTTCGGCTATTTCGAAGTTATCCAATGCTGATATTCCGGTTCGCTTGTATGATTTTAATACTGTTTTTAACCCCGGAGGAGCCTTTTATCCTGTTAATCCAGTTTTCGGGCCCAATAGGCTTCAGATTGACACAGATGAAGAAGTGCTATATCTCAAGTATAATATAAATTTCTTTAATTATTACTATTCTGCCGCTCCTATCAATCCGCAGACAGCTGCATTGTATAGTCCGGCAGATCTTCGACTCACTTTTTTTACAAAATCGCCTTTCCCTCCCTCCGGAGCGACCTATCCGCTTAATATGATGCGCTGTTTTGGCAAATTAAATAATATGGGTATAAGTGTACCGGACATGATATTGCTAAAGGCAGAATGCGAGTCGCGCGCAGGAGATCTTCCTAATGCCGTTAATGATCTGGTTGCTTTCCGAAAGAAAAGAATGAAAAGTACAGTAACAGGTGCTGCCGATATCCCGGCAAATGTGACAGGGGACAAGGTGGCACTTACCAAATACATATTGGAAGAAAGGATCAGAGAATATGCCACATCCGGCGAACGCTGGTGGGATATGCGCCGCTTATCAGTGGATGAGACCTATAAATCTACTGTAGGTATGGTGCATAATGTATACGATGCTACAGGTAAGATTGTAGAATCCTTTCCACTAAAGCCAGAGAGACTGACTTTCCGTTATCCGCAATACATTATGAATGCGAACCAAGGTATGCCACAAAATCCATAATTCAGTTACAAATAATAAAATCATTTTAATGAACAAACTGATGAAAAGAATAATTATACTATTTGTGTTAAGTCTGTATACAGGCCTGGCATTTGCGCAACAAGCCGAAAGCAGAGTCGTTATTGAACTTACCGGCATAAAGCCGGATTCTGTCTGGGTAGCCGATTATGGAGATGTATTTTATGCTAAACCAGACAAATACAATAGGTATACACTTCATTTTAAGCACGATAAGCCCTTGAAAGTCAGGATAGGATTTGATTTTCCTGAAAAACGGAATACAACTTTATTTCTGGAACAAGGTGATAACTTGCAGATGACTTCTGATTTCGATAAAACAGCTACATTTAAAGGAAAGGGTTCCGCAAATGCAGAAGTGTTTTTTACTATTAAACGGGATTTAGAAGAAAGCTACTTAAAGATTGAAACAAATAAACTGACAGCAAGTGAGCTGTTTAATAAGTTGCTCGAATTGGGACAACATTCGATCGACATTCTGGAAAATAACAAACAAAAAGTAACTCCATCCTTTTACCAATACCAGTCTGTATCATTGCATTATGATAAACTTAGTTTAGCATTTATGCCTATGGCTCCTATTCCTTATCTGTATCAAGTGTGGTTTAATAAAAAAGCTTCAGAGTGTATCCCCGATCACTACTGGGATATCCAACAGCAGGTCAGACTGGATGAGAAGTTGTTAGATAACTCTGACTACGAAAGTTTTATTAAAGTAATTTATCCTATTTTTCTGAATTACAAATTTAGAGCCGGGCAAGGCTTACTGGACAGTACCCTTTCTACCGAGGCAAATACAAAGATTACGTTAGGTGAGATTGAAAAACTGTATAAGGGTAAACTCAGGAGTATGGCTGTGTCCTCTTCACTGATGCTTGCTATAGAAAGAGCAAAAGATGTAAATACAGTTAAACCTTTAATGGACTATTATATGGTAAAATATTGTAGTGTGGAAGATCAAAAGTCAGTAATGAAAATGTATGAAGATTACAATAAGCTGTCCCCGGGCAAAATGGCTCCTGACTTCATACTGAAAAACCTGGATGGTAAAGATATATCGCTCAGTGATTTCCGGGGCAGGGTATTGTACATTGATTTCTGGGCAAGCTGGTGCGGGCCCTGTAGAGGCGAAATGAAGAATGGTGCACCTAAGCTTCATGCAAAATTCAAGGATAACCCGGATGTAGTGTTTCTGTACATAAGTCTCGACAGTAGTACAGATGCATGGAAAAAAGCAATAGATGAAGATAAGATAGAAGGTATCCATCTACTCTCACAGGCTACATCAGGTTTAAATACGCCGGTAGCTAAGGCTTTTAATATTTCGGGGATTCCGCGCTATGTAATCATTGGCCGGGATGGCAGGATCATTGATAACGATGCACCAAGACCTAGCCAGGATATCACACAGGATAAGATCAATGAAGCTTTGGCTAAATAAATGCACTCAGCAAAATAAAAACAGATAAAAATGAAAAAAATAGCAACACTAATTTTCCTGTTCGTATACGTAAGTATAGTATGGGGTCAGGGAAAGAAAACCCGGATACGTATAGATGTGAATCATTTGAAAGTCGATTCTATGTGGA
Proteins encoded in this region:
- a CDS encoding RagB/SusD family nutrient uptake outer membrane protein, translated to MFYTKNIFKIAALVLIACFSSCRKDFLEVMPKGVAIATKTSDYEQLLNSFSLSMVSIASQVVMSDELGGYQPVYNSGFGFGAINYRKAFEYQDDIYLPSENESEMSLVGQIYTYNKVINEVMTSREGNEQQKKALRAEALAGRAWVHFMLVNYYGKPYNAATAASDPGIPLFTVADVTQTVFTRLSVQAAYDLIIADLTEAIPNLSARIFSRHRMSQSAGEAILGKVYMNMQQFDKALPLFASAISKLSNADIPVRLYDFNTVFNPGGAFYPVNPVFGPNRLQIDTDEEVLYLKYNINFFNYYYSAAPINPQTAALYSPADLRLTFFTKSPFPPSGATYPLNMMRCFGKLNNMGISVPDMILLKAECESRAGDLPNAVNDLVAFRKKRMKSTVTGAADIPANVTGDKVALTKYILEERIREYATSGERWWDMRRLSVDETYKSTVGMVHNVYDATGKIVESFPLKPERLTFRYPQYIMNANQGMPQNP
- a CDS encoding TlpA family protein disulfide reductase, which translates into the protein MKRIIILFVLSLYTGLAFAQQAESRVVIELTGIKPDSVWVADYGDVFYAKPDKYNRYTLHFKHDKPLKVRIGFDFPEKRNTTLFLEQGDNLQMTSDFDKTATFKGKGSANAEVFFTIKRDLEESYLKIETNKLTASELFNKLLELGQHSIDILENNKQKVTPSFYQYQSVSLHYDKLSLAFMPMAPIPYLYQVWFNKKASECIPDHYWDIQQQVRLDEKLLDNSDYESFIKVIYPIFLNYKFRAGQGLLDSTLSTEANTKITLGEIEKLYKGKLRSMAVSSSLMLAIERAKDVNTVKPLMDYYMVKYCSVEDQKSVMKMYEDYNKLSPGKMAPDFILKNLDGKDISLSDFRGRVLYIDFWASWCGPCRGEMKNGAPKLHAKFKDNPDVVFLYISLDSSTDAWKKAIDEDKIEGIHLLSQATSGLNTPVAKAFNISGIPRYVIIGRDGRIIDNDAPRPSQDITQDKINEALAK
- a CDS encoding SusC/RagA family TonB-linked outer membrane protein, which gives rise to MYKIYTLKLIFMRLTTAIIFLSFMQVYAATYGQRVNLNEKNSSFKDVLYKIRQQTGYDFLFDRHLAKDMGPVNISIRNASLDETMKTLFTNTSLTYTVEDKFVLIRKRQVALSGKSSESIQQTDVRGRVVDSLGNPLKGATIAVVIQTSSENKETGDFSMTIKGRKIAAVTDGNGEFALSNISKEAYLSVSYVGYEVYTIKVAANLGIIRLKPAGRLQEVVVNTGYQNISKERSAGSFSKPDMGVLANRATSTNIIQRLDGLVPGLVINNSPTNGKQQFLIRGLSTLATTEGYTNASPLFVVDGIAVPDVSSINPQDVQDVSVLKDATAASIWGARASNGVIVITTKKGGNNQKLRITYDAFASFQGKPDIDYFPVLNSRQYIQASRETFDPVSTTYTPVYNPALGDGGYSPDRQIQWDFARGLISAAQRDARLDSLAEISNLSQIRDIFYRPQILTNHTLSLAGGTEKYSNYTSLAYTGDQSYTPGNKNNTFKLNTRNDYTFNKWMKAFFIADLTNQRTSSNRAVSPDNRFLPYQLFRDGEGNNLDMSYLGYLPSEAIDPVEKLTGRSLRYNPLSNALTGTSNSNGLMARLTAGLTVSLYKGLRYEAVLGYVRGTNRSTSYDDNTNYNQNIQLLRFAQNNNGTIKYNLPNIGGKYGTSSITDENWTIRNQLVYDYTSENQLHQLNVLAGYEQQEQKNIITGSTVYGYDENAQSFTALDYDMLRTTGVAGGILPTLRGNAIFEEAPFSQQESMLRFRSYYANMGYTYGKRYTLNTSWRQDKSNLFGIEKSAQRKPAWSIGGKWLLSNEAIMQDVSFINELSARITYGIGGNSPVPGKSASQDVLRPFPNPYVPGGQSYSVATPGNKRLTWEQTSTLNIGLDLSILNRRLNASLDYYQRKSTDLIGQLEVNPLTGFTTIVGNVGNMTNKGIEASVNSVNIRNTDFQWTSSFTLSYNKNKVTKINLLTPVSTGRDQIMEQYLAGYAAFSAFAYDYAGLNADGNPLVRLADGTTSLGRDDAGVPKANDVVLMGVFQPVWNGGLSNTFGYKGFSLNINVIYNLGHVMFRDVNNAWEFSENSTGRGFLVNQNFQYGNLNAEFANRWKKPGDENLTDIPAFKNIKVDADRNVDYYIYGKQNVLSASYIKIRDLTFSYAFPRSVTDRWKVEGLSMRAGMSNIMLWKANTYGIDPEFQNAKFGRRSLRMGQNAFNLGVHLTF